GACTTGAGCTTGTTCAATTTTTTCGAATGTACGTTTAATACCCATGCCTTCCACAACATCTTCGGTCTCACGAATTCCTGCGGTGTCTATAAACCGAAAACCGATTCCGCCAATGGCTATTTCATCTTCGATGGTGTCCCGAGTTGTACCGGCTATATCCGATACTAGGGCACGCTCTTCATTTAAAAATGCGTTGAGCAACGTAGATTTTCCAACATTAGGTTCGCCCACGATAGCAACGGGAATTCCATTTTTTATTACGTTTCCAACGGCAAAGGAATCGATTAGACTTTTCAGTACTTTTTGAATCCGCGTTAAAAGTTCTTTAAACTGGGTGCGGTCTGCAAATTCAACATCTTCTTCGGAAAAATCGAGTTCAAGTTCTATGAGTGACGCAAAGTTCAAAAGTTCCGTTCGTAAACTTTTAATTTCATTGCTAAACCCACCACGCATTTGTTGCATGGCAATTTGGTGGCTTGCTGCATTATCACTGGCAATAAGGTCGGCAACAGCTTCGGCCTGACTTAAGTCCATTTTGCCATTTAAGAAGGCTCTTAGTGTAAATTCCCCGGCATCTGCGGTCCTGCAGCCATTCCTAAGGAATAATTGAATTATCTGCTGCTGTATATATGGGGAGCCATGGCAGGATATCTCAACTACATTTTCTCCGGTGTACGAATTTGGACCTTTAAAAATGGAAACTAAAACTTCGTCCAGAATCTTATTATCTTCTGTAATGTGACCTAAACTAATAGTATGGCTCTTCTTTTTTCTTAAATCTTTACCATAGGCAGATTTGAAAAAAGTAGCGGTAATGTCTATTGCGGTTTCTCCTGAAATACGAATGACGGCAATTGCTCCAGCACCCGAAGGGGTTGCCAATGCTATAATATTATCGTTTGGGACCATTAAAAAGTTTTTGCAAAAATAGGGAAAAACAAGTAGATGCTAGTTTCATTTTAGGCTTCAAAAATAAATGACGCTAATGTTTATGAATTAAGGAAAATAATTACCTTCGCCCTCCATTAACTATTAAAACTATATTATTATGAACATGCGAGTATTGACATTTTTGGTGTTTCTAGTTGGAGTTTCAACTTTTTCATTTGCACAGGAAGACGGCGGGGTTCAATTGGATTCTATCTCTCAGGTTGAGCAGGCTGAACGTGAGGCCAAGGAAATTAGAAAACAAATAGAAGCAGCCGAAAAGGAGGCAAAAGCAGCTGAAAAAGAAGCGAAAGCAGCAAAAAAAGCACAAAAGAAATCTGAAAAGGCTCAAAAGAAATACGAAAAGCTAACCAGTCAAATCAATTCTATAAAAAAGGGATTGGAAAAAGATGAAAAGAAGGTGGCTAAAATCAGTGACAAAATGGAGGTTGATAAAATTAAGGGAAGGCTTTCTCCTAATGATGTTGCTAAAATTGAAAAGAAATTGAGCAAGCTAAAAATAAGTATGAATAAGAACCAGGAAAAGTTGATTAAGCTGGAAAGAAAGCTGTAAACAATTTAGAAGATTATATTTAAAATCCCGTAAAAATAGGTTTTTACGGGATTTTTTTGTTTTTGAAATTGTAACATTTCTGTTTGTTGGTCGTCATGTATATAGAACCCCTAAAACAATCAAAAAATGGAAATCATCAATCAAAGTAAATCTCTTGAACACAACAATCAATTATTAGTAATCGCACATTTATCGCAATTCTTAACTTATATAACCGGTTTTGGTGGTCTTGTGGTTCCTTTGCTGCTATGGCTTACCTCTAAAGATTCCGTTGTGGGTATGGATGAGCATGGTAAGGCTATTGTAAATTTTCAGTTAACTGTATTACTCGGTACTATTATTAGCGTTCCTGCCATATTACTTTTGGGCCTAGGTATTTTAA
This genomic interval from Zobellia roscoffensis contains the following:
- a CDS encoding DUF4870 domain-containing protein, with the translated sequence MEIINQSKSLEHNNQLLVIAHLSQFLTYITGFGGLVVPLLLWLTSKDSVVGMDEHGKAIVNFQLTVLLGTIISVPAILLLGLGILSLIFVGIVAFIIPIVNAVRASNGEKPSTFMAIPFIS
- the mnmE gene encoding tRNA uridine-5-carboxymethylaminomethyl(34) synthesis GTPase MnmE, giving the protein MVPNDNIIALATPSGAGAIAVIRISGETAIDITATFFKSAYGKDLRKKKSHTISLGHITEDNKILDEVLVSIFKGPNSYTGENVVEISCHGSPYIQQQIIQLFLRNGCRTADAGEFTLRAFLNGKMDLSQAEAVADLIASDNAASHQIAMQQMRGGFSNEIKSLRTELLNFASLIELELDFSEEDVEFADRTQFKELLTRIQKVLKSLIDSFAVGNVIKNGIPVAIVGEPNVGKSTLLNAFLNEERALVSDIAGTTRDTIEDEIAIGGIGFRFIDTAGIRETEDVVEGMGIKRTFEKIEQAQVVLLLVDGSKLLADDQKLKNVVIDFEKIKNQNPLKPLVLLVNKSDTLSNSDKEAIAQHLETVKYLSAKTGEGVEELQNSLLEFVNTGALRNNETIVTNTRHYNSLLNALEEIEKVQFGMEEDLSSDLMAIDVREALYHLGEITGQVTNDELLGNIFANFCIGK